In Corythoichthys intestinalis isolate RoL2023-P3 chromosome 4, ASM3026506v1, whole genome shotgun sequence, a genomic segment contains:
- the LOC130914180 gene encoding 26S proteasome regulatory subunit 6B, producing MDDIMAVEKSPEEIPAVLNSRPQTGLSFLAPEPEDLEDLYSRYKKLQQELEFLEVQEEYIKDEQKNLKKEFLHAQEEVKRIQSIPLVIGQFLEAVDQNTAIVGSTTGSNYYVRILSTIDRELLKPNASVALHKHSNALVDVLPPEADSSIMMLTSDQKPDVMYADIGGMDIQKQEVREAVELPLTHFELYKQIGIDPPRGVLMYGPPGCGKTMLAKAVAHHTTAAFIRVVGSEFVQKYLGEGPRMVRDVFRLAKENAPAIIFIDEIDAIATKRFDAQTGADREVQRILLELLNQMDGFDQNVNVKVIMATNRADTLDPALLRPGRLDRKIEFPLPDRRQKRLIFSTITSKMNLSEEVDLEDYVARPDKISGADINSICQEAGMLAVRENRYIVLAKDFEKAYKTVIKKDEQEHEFYK from the exons ATGGACGATATCATGGCTGTTGAAAAGAGCCCG GAGGAAATTCCGGCAGTCTTGAATTCCCGTCCACAAACCGGTCTATCCTTCCTGGCACCAGAACCGGAGGACCTGGAGGACCTTTACAGCAGATACAAG AAACTGCAACAGGAGCTAGAGTTTCTGGAAGTGCAGGAAGAATACATCAAGGATGAGCAGAAGAACCTGAAGAAAGAGTTCCTTCACGCGCAGGAGGAGGTGAAGAGGATACAGAGCATCCCTCTCGTCATTGGACAGTTCCTGGAGGCGGTCGACCAGAACACCGCTATTGTTGGCTCCACTACTG GGTCCAACTACTACGTGCGCATTTTGAGCACCATCGACCGGGAACTGCTGAAGCCCAATGCCTCGGTGGCGTTGCACAAGCATAGCAACGCCCTGGTAGATGTGCTGCCCCCCGAAGCTGACAGTAGCATCATGATGCTTACCTCAG ATCAGAAACCAGACGTCATGTACGCCGACATTGGAGGCATGGACATCCAGAAGCAGGAAGTCCGGGAGGCGGTGGAGCTTCCTCTCACGCACTTTGAGCTCTACAAACAG ATTGGTATTGACCCACCGAGAGGAGTCCTCATGTACGGACCTCCAGGATGCGGCAAGACCATGTTAGCCAAGGCCGTGGCACACCACACAACAG CGGCGTTCATCCGCGTGGTGGGATCCGAATTTGTACAGAAGTACCTGGGCGAGGGTCCCCGCATGGTGCGCGACGTTTTCCGTCTAGCCAAGGAGAACGCTCCCGCCATCATCTTCATCGATGAGATCGACGCCATCGCCACCAAGCGTTTTGACGCGCAAACCGGAG CCGACAGAGAAGTGCAGAGAATTTTGCTGGAGCTGCTTAATCAGATGGACGGTTTCGACCAGAACGTCAATGTCAAG GTGATCATGGCCACCAACAGAGCCGATACGTTGGACCCGGCCCTGCTCCGTCCCGGTCGGCTGGACCGAAAAATCGAGTTCCCGCTGCCCGACCGCCGGCAGAAGCGTCTCATCTTCTCTACCATCACCAGCAAAATGAACCTCTCTGAGGAAGTGGACCTTGAAGACT ACGTTGCCCGACCAGACAAGATTTCCGGAGCCGACATCAACTCGATCTGCCAAGAG GCCGGCATGTTGGCCGTCCGCGAGAACCGTTACATTGTCCTGGCCAAAGACTTCGAGAAAGCTTACAAGACGGTTATCAAAAAGGATGAGCAGGAGCACGAGTTCTACAAGTAG